The Vibrio tubiashii ATCC 19109 genome has a segment encoding these proteins:
- a CDS encoding DNA/RNA helicase domain-containing protein, with amino-acid sequence MDLKAGWDGTWQDFLSTDKASFLESLVSFHRSLSWTQDLDPAQRYAWETEYDVMTSTLNHVITETQVEPEKCWIAFEQELIGEGGKRAADVNLVTPAGELFVVEFKHKQEASEYEILRANSDLQTMRRYHSESIDLVGHGFVVLTKPGAKPFQYPNVVCDIADDGLAPQLASQLITSLSKPSYYNVLQWEKGEFYRQPSILHGTAQVFFDAKIPTLKTSAGENIDQARAALLNLYQHARDKQQRYVVVVHGRPGAGKTLLGISSVAEIARSESAKQSEPIFLSGNGPLVQVLQHTLDYSGKQSVGRTGDKVIDGRVMIQDLLPFKKDLKRSLTSRRETFVVFDEAQRAWDKASPRESQSPSELMLFCNWLACQPFGVLVLLVGDGQAIHRNEMQLDQMLADLDAAIRAQNGKVIPIMPSLHADKMQLVMPIKKDVYNLKTPIRQAYTESLDKWIEAVLSNNSDQAQKVALDIQAYYPLRLTQNQQTAETYALGVQQTMHEGNKLQDAFRTGWLMSSQGGKFIEEVQKDKYKPGKHIGPWYVEPPSSENSCCQFEAACTEFSCQGLELSLALFNWGQDMVYRKGKLVAEDRRQYEHYTEGSYRVLLSRGRSGLVIKCDDQETFEYLKQCGMQVI; translated from the coding sequence ATGGACCTAAAAGCAGGCTGGGATGGGACTTGGCAAGACTTTCTTTCTACAGACAAAGCTAGTTTTCTAGAGTCGTTAGTATCTTTCCATCGTAGTTTGAGTTGGACGCAAGATCTCGATCCTGCGCAACGCTACGCATGGGAAACTGAATACGATGTAATGACATCTACCCTTAATCACGTTATTACAGAAACTCAAGTGGAACCAGAGAAGTGCTGGATAGCCTTTGAACAAGAATTGATTGGTGAAGGCGGAAAACGAGCGGCGGATGTTAACCTAGTTACTCCAGCTGGCGAATTGTTTGTAGTCGAGTTCAAACATAAGCAAGAAGCCTCTGAATACGAAATTCTTCGAGCAAACTCTGATTTGCAAACAATGCGACGCTATCACAGTGAATCTATCGACCTAGTCGGTCATGGCTTTGTTGTACTCACTAAACCTGGTGCTAAGCCGTTCCAATACCCAAATGTTGTGTGTGACATCGCAGATGATGGTCTGGCTCCCCAGTTAGCTTCACAGCTTATAACGTCATTAAGTAAACCTAGTTACTATAATGTGCTCCAGTGGGAAAAAGGTGAATTTTATCGCCAACCAAGCATATTGCATGGCACTGCTCAGGTCTTTTTCGACGCTAAAATACCTACGCTAAAAACCTCGGCCGGTGAAAATATTGACCAGGCACGCGCGGCACTGTTAAACCTTTATCAGCATGCTAGGGACAAGCAGCAAAGATATGTTGTTGTCGTTCATGGGCGCCCTGGTGCCGGTAAGACTCTACTGGGCATTAGTTCTGTTGCGGAAATTGCACGTAGTGAGAGCGCAAAGCAGAGCGAACCTATTTTTCTTTCTGGCAATGGACCTCTCGTTCAGGTGCTACAACATACGTTAGATTATAGTGGTAAGCAGTCAGTTGGCCGGACAGGAGATAAGGTCATTGATGGTCGGGTGATGATCCAAGACCTGCTCCCGTTCAAGAAGGATCTGAAGCGCTCACTAACATCACGCAGAGAGACTTTTGTCGTATTTGATGAAGCACAGCGAGCGTGGGACAAAGCAAGCCCTAGAGAATCACAATCACCGTCTGAGTTAATGTTGTTTTGTAACTGGCTTGCTTGTCAACCGTTTGGAGTGTTGGTGCTTTTGGTGGGGGATGGTCAAGCGATCCATCGCAATGAGATGCAGTTAGATCAGATGCTAGCAGACCTAGATGCAGCAATAAGAGCGCAAAACGGCAAAGTCATCCCTATTATGCCATCGCTGCACGCCGATAAAATGCAACTCGTTATGCCAATTAAGAAAGACGTGTATAACCTTAAAACGCCCATTCGGCAGGCCTATACAGAGAGTTTAGACAAGTGGATTGAAGCGGTTCTATCTAACAATTCTGACCAAGCTCAAAAAGTCGCTTTGGATATTCAGGCTTACTACCCATTGCGACTGACTCAAAACCAGCAAACTGCTGAAACTTATGCTCTGGGTGTACAACAAACTATGCACGAGGGAAACAAGCTTCAAGATGCCTTTAGAACAGGCTGGTTGATGTCCAGCCAAGGTGGCAAGTTTATTGAGGAAGTCCAGAAAGATAAATACAAACCAGGGAAACATATTGGCCCTTGGTACGTTGAGCCACCAAGTTCTGAAAATTCATGTTGTCAATTTGAAGCGGCTTGTACTGAGTTTAGTTGTCAAGGTTTAGAACTATCACTTGCTCTGTTTAACTGGGGGCAGGATATGGTCTATCGCAAAGGAAAGCTGGTGGCTGAAGACCGGCGCCAGTACGAACATTACACGGAGGGGAGTTATAGAGTATTGCTCAGTCGTGGGCGTAGTGGTTTGGTCATAAAGTGTGATGACCAGGAAACGTTCGAATACTTGAAACAATGTGGTATGCAGGTAATCTAA
- a CDS encoding NlpC/P60 family protein, with amino-acid sequence MNSNLSIGDLLYRSKLLVEHAGIYLGKGRVLHNSPDGNVEICALEEYANGKPIKVVLSHLCDEKKNELFNQAEQLIKKARKYGVLDNNCEHLASTVLHGKPSSEQLQGAGLGAVAGLLLSHYNQSKNSLLYILAGGLIGCMAVNAARKYDCVV; translated from the coding sequence ATGAATAGTAATCTTAGTATTGGTGACCTACTTTATCGTTCAAAGCTGCTGGTAGAGCATGCCGGAATCTACCTAGGTAAAGGGCGAGTACTTCACAACTCGCCAGATGGCAACGTAGAAATTTGTGCCTTAGAAGAGTACGCGAATGGAAAACCAATCAAGGTAGTCTTAAGTCACCTATGTGACGAAAAGAAAAATGAACTGTTCAACCAAGCAGAGCAATTGATTAAGAAAGCGAGAAAATATGGGGTGTTAGATAATAACTGTGAGCATTTAGCCTCTACAGTACTACACGGCAAACCTTCAAGTGAGCAGCTACAAGGTGCAGGCCTTGGCGCTGTTGCAGGCTTACTTTTGTCTCACTACAACCAATCGAAAAACTCTTTGCTGTATATTTTAGCTGGTGGTCTTATCGGATGTATGGCTGTCAATGCAGCTCGTAAATACGATTGTGTTGTATAA
- a CDS encoding helix-turn-helix domain-containing protein, with translation MQDKMVSYSSILGVVVANKRKELGIEQSVLAEKMGLSQASYSRLESGKSTFSVDQMFECAKALRIAPDELFNSVVNTVNNLKESEQVSVQAQLRGNATKAKSEGGSNVGTFIAGAALGALIVGLAGKSK, from the coding sequence ATGCAAGATAAAATGGTTTCTTACTCATCGATTCTGGGTGTGGTCGTCGCGAATAAGCGCAAAGAACTAGGCATAGAGCAGAGCGTATTAGCTGAAAAAATGGGGCTCTCACAAGCTAGCTATAGTCGTTTGGAATCAGGAAAGTCAACGTTCTCTGTTGATCAGATGTTTGAATGTGCTAAAGCTCTTCGTATAGCTCCAGATGAACTTTTTAATTCGGTTGTGAATACAGTTAATAATCTCAAGGAAAGTGAACAGGTGTCTGTTCAAGCCCAACTCAGAGGTAACGCAACGAAAGCGAAGTCTGAAGGGGGGAGCAATGTAGGTACTTTCATAGCGGGAGCGGCCTTGGGAGCATTAATAGTTGGATTGGCTGGTAAGTCCAAATAA
- a CDS encoding restriction endonuclease encodes MLPSYQDLMKPVLEAAKNEEVKLSNVVGLLAEQFNLSEDERTELLPSGRQTAFTNRVGWAKTYLAKAGLLDSTRRGHFVITELGQDALNSGEEINNQYLKRFDDFNAFTKQKNGDSDKVEEATVSDNDATPDEVLRAAYKQINDALASDILSRTRKVSPAFFEQLLIDLLLAMGYGGNDEGMAHTLGKSGDNGVDGVINQDPLGVDQVYIQAKRYADGNNVGAGEIRDFFGALNLKKAQKGIFITTSEFTSSAIQTVKDLGMRIVLINGKELAKLMLRYNIGSRDEQVLHLKKIDEEFFEV; translated from the coding sequence GTGCTTCCAAGTTATCAGGATTTAATGAAGCCAGTGTTAGAGGCTGCGAAGAATGAAGAAGTTAAGCTCAGCAACGTTGTAGGCTTGCTAGCGGAGCAATTCAATCTGTCAGAAGACGAGAGAACTGAGCTCCTTCCTAGTGGACGACAAACGGCATTCACGAACCGAGTTGGATGGGCCAAAACCTATTTAGCGAAAGCAGGGCTTTTGGATTCGACAAGACGTGGTCATTTCGTGATAACAGAATTGGGGCAAGATGCACTAAACAGTGGTGAAGAGATCAATAACCAATACCTAAAACGTTTTGATGACTTCAATGCGTTCACTAAGCAAAAAAACGGTGATTCAGACAAAGTTGAAGAGGCAACGGTGTCTGACAATGATGCGACACCAGATGAAGTACTAAGAGCTGCTTACAAACAGATTAACGACGCGTTAGCCTCAGACATCTTATCTCGAACCCGTAAAGTGTCTCCAGCCTTCTTTGAACAACTACTGATCGACTTGCTACTAGCAATGGGATATGGCGGGAACGATGAGGGTATGGCTCATACGCTAGGAAAGAGCGGCGATAACGGTGTCGATGGCGTGATTAATCAAGACCCACTTGGGGTTGACCAGGTTTACATTCAGGCCAAGCGTTATGCAGACGGTAACAATGTTGGTGCTGGTGAAATTCGAGACTTCTTTGGTGCGCTTAATCTGAAGAAAGCACAAAAAGGTATTTTCATTACCACATCAGAATTTACCTCATCAGCTATCCAAACAGTGAAAGACCTAGGTATGCGCATAGTGCTTATCAATGGTAAAGAGTTGGCTAAGCTGATGCTGCGCTACAACATTGGTAGCCGAGATGAGCAGGTGTTACACCTGAAGAAAATAGACGAAGAGTTTTTTGAAGTTTAA
- a CDS encoding type I restriction endonuclease subunit R: MAKSEAQTRVELIDKQLEISGWNISDPTQVVHEFDILVDLPEEVQDSQIPYQGHQFSDYVLLGKDGKPLAVVEAKKSSTDAEIGREQAKQYCYNIQNQLGIELPFCFYTNGHEIYFWDLENYPPRKIIGFPSRGDLERFQYIRRNKKSLTQEFINKDIAGRDYQIRAIRSVLEGIENKKREFLLVMATGTGKTRTCIAYVDAMMRAGYAERVLFLVDRIALREQALSAFKEHLPNEPRWPNVGEKIIAKDRRIYVSTYPTMLNIIQDEQQHLSPHFFDIIVVDESHRSIYNTFGEILKYFNATLLGLTATPVNTIDRSTFELFDCEDGLPTFAYTYEEAVNNTPPYLSNFQVMKIQTKFQMEGISKRTISLEDQKKLILEGKEIEELNFEGTQLEKQVINQGTNTLIVKEFMDECIKDSDGVLPGKTIFFCSSKAHARRIESTFDKLFPQYTGELAKVLVSDDPRVYGKGGLLDQFTNNDMPRVAISVDMLDTGIDVRELVNLVFAKPIYSYTKFWQMIGRGTRLLEPKKIKPWCTEKDAFLIIDCWDNFEYFKLKPNGKELKPQLPLPVKLVGLRIDKIEKAIDIGEQEVAIRETKKLQQQIEQLPNSSVIIKEASALLDRLTELGFWESLDHQKLEFLRTDIKPLFRTVSNTDFKEMRFERDLLEYSLAALSEEKEKAQALKAGIVEQVSELPLTVPFVKIEETLVRNAQSNHYWSNISESDLDHLCNKLGPLMKFREQERDGKSQVHLNLIDSLHKKEMVEFGPQHEAVSISRYKEMVEELILELTKNNPILQKIQAGGDIGGDEVIQLADILHAEHPHITEDLLRQVYKNKKAQFIQFIRHILGVEVLDSFPETVGKAFEQFIHTHTTLTSRQLEFLSLLKNVIIEREKIEKKDLISTPFTVIHPQGIRGVFSPNEINDILQLTMQLAA; the protein is encoded by the coding sequence ATGGCAAAGTCAGAAGCACAAACTCGTGTGGAGTTGATTGACAAACAATTAGAAATTTCAGGTTGGAATATATCAGATCCTACACAGGTAGTGCATGAATTTGACATCCTAGTAGATCTACCCGAAGAGGTCCAAGATTCACAAATTCCTTATCAAGGTCATCAGTTTAGCGATTACGTGCTTTTAGGGAAGGATGGAAAACCACTTGCTGTCGTTGAAGCTAAGAAATCGAGCACAGATGCCGAAATAGGTCGAGAGCAAGCCAAGCAGTACTGCTACAACATTCAAAACCAGTTAGGTATTGAACTTCCGTTTTGTTTTTATACCAATGGACATGAAATATATTTCTGGGACCTTGAAAATTATCCCCCCCGTAAAATTATTGGTTTCCCTTCTAGAGGTGATCTGGAGCGTTTTCAATATATCCGCCGAAACAAAAAATCACTAACTCAAGAATTTATTAACAAAGATATAGCTGGTCGAGATTATCAAATCAGAGCGATTCGTTCAGTACTAGAAGGTATAGAAAATAAAAAGCGTGAGTTCTTACTAGTGATGGCAACGGGTACGGGGAAAACTCGTACTTGTATTGCTTATGTCGATGCGATGATGCGGGCTGGGTATGCAGAGCGAGTCCTGTTTCTTGTCGACAGAATAGCACTAAGAGAGCAGGCTTTATCTGCTTTTAAAGAACATTTACCTAACGAGCCTCGTTGGCCTAATGTTGGTGAGAAAATAATAGCGAAAGATAGGCGTATCTATGTCTCAACCTATCCAACGATGCTTAATATCATTCAAGACGAACAACAACACCTGTCTCCTCACTTTTTTGACATCATTGTTGTAGATGAAAGCCACCGCTCTATCTACAACACCTTTGGCGAAATCCTAAAGTATTTTAATGCCACCTTATTAGGGTTAACTGCTACGCCTGTCAACACTATAGACCGCAGTACTTTTGAGCTTTTTGATTGTGAAGACGGCTTACCAACCTTTGCCTATACCTACGAAGAAGCGGTGAACAATACTCCTCCGTATTTGAGCAATTTTCAGGTAATGAAAATACAAACGAAATTCCAGATGGAAGGAATAAGCAAGCGCACCATTTCACTTGAAGATCAAAAAAAGTTGATTCTTGAAGGTAAAGAAATAGAAGAGCTCAATTTTGAAGGGACTCAGTTAGAAAAGCAGGTCATTAACCAAGGAACTAACACTCTAATTGTAAAAGAGTTTATGGATGAGTGCATTAAAGACTCTGATGGTGTTTTACCTGGGAAGACAATTTTCTTTTGCTCTTCGAAAGCTCACGCTCGCCGCATTGAAAGTACGTTCGACAAGCTTTTCCCACAATACACTGGGGAGTTAGCTAAAGTATTAGTCTCTGATGACCCTAGAGTGTACGGTAAAGGTGGGCTTTTAGACCAATTTACTAACAACGACATGCCTCGTGTAGCTATTAGTGTTGATATGCTCGATACAGGTATTGATGTTCGAGAGTTGGTGAATCTGGTATTTGCGAAACCAATTTATTCTTATACCAAGTTTTGGCAGATGATAGGACGAGGAACTCGCTTACTTGAACCAAAAAAAATCAAACCTTGGTGTACAGAGAAGGACGCATTTTTAATAATTGATTGCTGGGATAACTTTGAATACTTCAAACTTAAACCTAACGGTAAGGAACTCAAACCCCAACTTCCTTTACCTGTAAAGTTAGTTGGTTTGCGTATAGATAAAATTGAAAAAGCTATTGATATCGGAGAGCAAGAAGTTGCTATACGAGAGACAAAAAAATTACAGCAACAAATCGAACAGTTACCGAATAGCTCAGTAATCATCAAAGAGGCTTCTGCGCTTTTAGATAGATTAACTGAGCTTGGTTTTTGGGAGTCACTAGATCATCAAAAACTAGAATTTTTACGAACAGATATAAAGCCACTATTTAGAACTGTATCGAATACAGATTTTAAAGAAATGCGATTTGAACGAGACTTATTGGAGTATTCGCTAGCTGCTTTAAGCGAAGAGAAAGAAAAAGCGCAGGCACTAAAAGCCGGAATTGTAGAGCAAGTAAGTGAACTCCCTCTTACTGTACCTTTTGTAAAAATTGAGGAAACATTAGTACGTAATGCTCAAAGTAACCATTATTGGAGCAATATTAGTGAAAGTGATCTAGACCACCTTTGTAACAAGTTAGGACCATTGATGAAGTTCCGTGAACAAGAACGTGATGGTAAATCTCAGGTCCACCTCAACCTTATAGACAGCCTCCACAAAAAAGAGATGGTTGAGTTCGGTCCTCAGCATGAAGCAGTGAGTATTTCACGCTACAAAGAGATGGTGGAAGAACTGATACTAGAACTTACGAAAAACAATCCTATATTGCAGAAAATTCAAGCTGGTGGAGATATTGGCGGTGATGAAGTCATTCAACTTGCTGACATTCTTCATGCAGAACATCCTCACATTACAGAAGACCTTCTTAGACAAGTATATAAAAATAAGAAAGCCCAGTTTATTCAGTTCATACGCCACATTCTTGGTGTTGAGGTTCTGGATAGTTTTCCAGAAACGGTTGGTAAGGCGTTTGAGCAGTTTATTCATACTCATACTACGCTTACTAGCCGCCAGTTAGAGTTTTTGTCACTGCTAAAAAATGTGATAATAGAGCGAGAAAAAATCGAGAAAAAAGACCTCATTAGCACACCATTTACCGTGATACATCCTCAAGGGATTCGTGGCGTCTTTAGTCCTAATGAAATCAATGACATTTTACAGCTAACAATGCAGTTAGCTGCTTAA
- a CDS encoding type I restriction-modification system subunit M, with protein sequence MLQHNAELKSKINQLWDKFWSGGISNPLTAIEQITYLLFMKRLDELDLKKQVDAEWTDEPYKSKFEGKWVPPELRSTVPDNASESEKIEYRANDEKKHGIDRRELRWSQFNKKPAEQMLQHVQTKVFPFLKDLNGADSNFTHHMKNAVFIIPKPSLLVEAVKIIDEIFVIMEKDAEQGQNFQDIQGDVYEFLLSEIATAGKNGQFRTPRHIIKLLAELVQPQLGDKICDPACGTGGFLLGGYQYIVTQLALKAGTKNLLPDEDGFIRTSVASTLTPDAQAILDTSLFGFDIDGTMVRLGLMNLMMHGINEPQIDYKDTLSKSFEEEGQYDIIMANPPFTGSIDKGDINDRFQSGTTKSELLFLENIYHLLKVGGTAGVIIPQGVLFGTGKAFQFVRKLLLERCDFRAVITMPSGVFKPYAGVSTAILIFTKVWGPKDKVSTPATENVWFYDMEDDGYSLDDKRNKKDDCGDLQDIVAQYHTRNEKRLDEKGESLEWDRNQRLFAIPRTEIEMNGYNLSFNHYKKEKLDKVHHEAPDVILERLLSAEVGNVSDSDLVKIESGIVKELVVLRGMISD encoded by the coding sequence ATGCTACAGCATAACGCAGAACTCAAAAGTAAAATCAACCAACTTTGGGACAAGTTTTGGTCCGGTGGTATCTCAAACCCCCTGACGGCAATCGAACAAATTACCTACTTACTTTTTATGAAGCGTTTAGATGAGCTAGATCTAAAGAAGCAGGTGGATGCTGAATGGACTGATGAGCCTTATAAATCAAAGTTTGAAGGTAAGTGGGTACCACCAGAGTTACGCAGTACAGTTCCTGACAATGCTTCTGAGTCAGAGAAGATTGAGTATCGTGCTAACGACGAGAAAAAGCATGGTATCGATAGAAGGGAGCTACGCTGGAGTCAATTTAATAAAAAGCCAGCGGAACAAATGCTGCAGCACGTTCAAACCAAGGTTTTTCCCTTTCTAAAAGACTTGAACGGGGCAGATTCGAATTTTACTCACCACATGAAAAATGCTGTGTTTATTATTCCCAAGCCATCCCTATTGGTCGAAGCGGTAAAAATCATTGATGAAATATTTGTCATCATGGAGAAAGATGCTGAGCAAGGACAAAACTTTCAAGATATCCAAGGTGATGTATACGAGTTTCTACTATCTGAGATTGCTACTGCGGGTAAAAACGGTCAATTTCGCACTCCTCGTCATATCATCAAACTTTTGGCAGAGTTAGTTCAACCACAGCTTGGTGATAAGATTTGCGATCCAGCATGCGGTACTGGTGGTTTCTTGCTTGGCGGTTACCAATACATTGTTACTCAACTTGCTCTCAAAGCTGGTACAAAGAATTTGCTCCCTGATGAAGACGGTTTTATTCGAACGTCAGTGGCTTCTACTTTAACGCCTGACGCTCAAGCGATACTAGATACCAGTTTATTTGGCTTTGACATCGATGGCACTATGGTACGTTTAGGTTTAATGAACCTGATGATGCATGGAATTAATGAACCACAAATTGACTATAAAGATACGTTAAGTAAAAGCTTCGAGGAAGAAGGCCAATACGACATCATCATGGCTAACCCACCTTTTACAGGTAGTATTGATAAGGGGGATATCAATGACCGCTTTCAATCTGGGACCACTAAGTCTGAATTATTATTTTTAGAAAACATCTACCACTTGCTTAAAGTTGGCGGCACTGCTGGCGTAATTATACCCCAAGGGGTACTGTTTGGTACTGGAAAAGCTTTCCAGTTCGTCCGTAAATTGTTGCTTGAACGTTGTGATTTTAGAGCTGTTATAACTATGCCTAGTGGTGTATTTAAACCCTATGCTGGTGTCAGTACTGCAATATTGATTTTCACCAAAGTATGGGGACCAAAGGACAAAGTGAGCACGCCTGCTACTGAGAATGTTTGGTTCTATGATATGGAGGATGACGGTTACAGTTTAGATGATAAGCGTAATAAAAAAGACGATTGTGGTGACTTGCAAGATATTGTTGCTCAGTACCATACTCGTAATGAAAAAAGGTTAGATGAAAAAGGTGAATCCCTTGAATGGGATAGAAACCAAAGGCTTTTTGCGATCCCTCGAACTGAAATTGAAATGAATGGTTATAACCTTAGTTTCAATCACTATAAAAAAGAAAAACTTGATAAGGTTCATCATGAAGCACCAGACGTTATTCTAGAACGACTACTGTCGGCTGAAGTTGGTAATGTTTCTGATAGCGACTTAGTCAAAATAGAAAGTGGTATTGTAAAAGAGTTGGTGGTATTACGAGGTATGATCAGTGATTGA
- a CDS encoding restriction endonuclease subunit S: MIEIELGSVAEVSAGQSAPKKSEFSESGTPFIRAGSLKGLIEGQSESEFELISEETAKIKKLKLYPKGSILFAKSGMSATKGRIYSLKSPAYVVSHLAILLPKDNIDQSYLRLALNYFSPSKLIRDPAYPSISLKDIKKYRIPVPSNINDQKRIAYLLCKVESLILRRKNQLQELDELLQSVFFEMFGDPVQNNKQWNKKPLGMLLSQIDSGWSPKCESVPANNDQWGVLKLGAVTSGVFKQDENKAMLSNVAPKVQHEVKAGDLLFTRKNTYELVAATAFVHETRSKLLLPDLIFRLVIEDENEINPIYLWKLLSYPSQRKKIQSLAGGAAGSMPNISKANLNSALIPVPDIDLQLKFSEVVNKIEEIKNSYKVSLKDLELLSESLSHKAFKGELNLRNIPLTEVFDDKEELVEIVEDKPQFISKIDQGLGNLSANPLEKIDHFSKQLEQINRITKPFEQIDSLTRPIEQITKRLETIALPKMMLDFSKDKIRQKWLIKLLKDFLTDHDTTSLSLQDFWESAQNWISNFTSEDGENYCFSIEDYEVYKDFIFSELRNGVLLQEYEEVSNGIKFKVNKK; the protein is encoded by the coding sequence GTGATTGAGATCGAACTTGGTTCTGTGGCCGAAGTCTCAGCGGGTCAAAGTGCTCCTAAAAAAAGTGAATTTTCAGAAAGCGGTACTCCATTTATTCGAGCTGGCTCTCTTAAAGGACTTATAGAAGGTCAGTCAGAGAGCGAATTTGAGCTTATAAGCGAAGAAACTGCAAAAATCAAAAAGTTAAAACTATATCCGAAAGGCTCTATTCTTTTTGCAAAAAGCGGGATGTCGGCAACCAAAGGGCGTATTTATTCACTTAAAAGCCCAGCTTATGTTGTTAGTCACCTGGCGATTCTGCTGCCAAAAGATAATATTGACCAATCATACTTAAGATTAGCATTAAATTATTTTTCTCCATCTAAATTAATTAGGGACCCTGCTTATCCTTCGATTAGTCTAAAAGATATAAAAAAATATAGAATCCCAGTACCTTCTAATATAAACGATCAAAAACGTATTGCTTATTTGTTGTGTAAGGTAGAGTCCCTTATTCTTCGACGAAAAAATCAGTTACAAGAATTAGATGAACTGCTTCAGAGTGTGTTTTTTGAGATGTTTGGCGATCCAGTTCAGAATAATAAGCAGTGGAATAAAAAACCTTTAGGTATGCTTCTTTCTCAAATCGATAGTGGTTGGAGTCCTAAATGTGAATCAGTACCAGCCAATAACGACCAATGGGGCGTTTTGAAACTTGGAGCAGTTACATCTGGTGTGTTTAAGCAAGATGAAAATAAGGCAATGCTGTCTAATGTTGCACCAAAGGTTCAGCATGAAGTAAAGGCTGGTGACTTACTTTTTACTCGAAAAAACACTTATGAGTTAGTTGCTGCAACCGCTTTTGTACATGAAACACGTTCTAAACTTCTTCTACCGGACTTAATTTTTCGTCTTGTTATTGAAGATGAAAATGAAATTAATCCGATCTATTTATGGAAATTGCTTTCATATCCTTCTCAGCGTAAAAAAATACAAAGTTTGGCAGGTGGGGCTGCTGGCTCTATGCCTAATATTTCCAAAGCCAATTTAAATTCGGCTTTGATTCCGGTTCCTGATATAGATTTACAACTTAAATTTTCTGAAGTTGTTAATAAGATTGAAGAGATAAAAAATTCTTATAAGGTGAGCCTTAAGGACCTCGAACTGTTAAGCGAGTCATTAAGTCATAAAGCATTTAAGGGTGAGTTGAATTTAAGAAATATACCTTTAACTGAAGTGTTTGATGATAAAGAAGAACTAGTGGAGATTGTTGAAGATAAGCCTCAATTTATAAGTAAAATAGATCAGGGTTTGGGGAATTTATCTGCTAATCCACTGGAAAAAATTGATCATTTCTCTAAGCAATTGGAGCAAATAAACCGTATTACTAAGCCATTTGAACAGATTGATAGCCTCACAAGGCCGATCGAACAAATTACAAAACGTTTAGAAACTATTGCTCTACCTAAAATGATGTTGGATTTTAGTAAGGATAAAATACGTCAAAAGTGGTTAATTAAACTTTTAAAGGATTTTTTAACAGACCATGATACAACGTCCTTGTCTCTGCAAGATTTTTGGGAGTCAGCACAAAACTGGATCAGTAACTTTACATCAGAAGATGGTGAAAACTATTGTTTTTCAATAGAAGACTATGAAGTATATAAAGATTTTATTTTTAGCGAGCTTCGAAATGGTGTGCTCCTCCAAGAATATGAAGAAGTGTCGAATGGTATAAAATTCAAGGTGAATAAGAAATGA